GTTTCCCTCCGTCCATCACTTTCGGGAGGTCGGGATGAAAAAAATGGTCGTGGCCAGAGTCGGTCCCCTCGGATTCGACTCGTTAAGCGTGGAAAACACTCCCGAACCTGTTCCGGGCTCCGGAGAGGTTCTCGTGCGTGTGGAGGCCTGCGGAGTTTGCCGGACCGATCTTCATGTCATTGAGGGGGATTTGCCGGAAAGCGCGCCAGGCATTGTTCCCGGCCATGAGGTTGTCGGGCGCGTCGCAAAGACAGGTCCCGGGGTGTCGGACCTGTCCCCCGGACAGAGAGTCGGGGTGGCCTGGCTGTACCGTTCCTGCGGGGAATGCCGGTATTGTCGGAAAGGGGCCGAAAATCTGTGCGTCTCTCCCCTTTTTACGGGCTATCACCGGCCGGGTGGGTATGCCGAAGCCCTGGTGGCCAATGCCGCCTTTGTCTATCCGCTGCCGGAGAACATGCCGGCCGAACAGCTGGCCCCTCTTTTGTGCGCCGGGATCATCGGTTACCGGGCTCTTTCCCGGCTTGGACTTTCCCGGGGATCCCATCTCGGCCTCTACGGCTTCGGTGCGTCGGCGCATCTTGTTCTTCAGATGGCTCGGGATCAGGGGATGCGTGTCTCTGTCGGAAGCCGCGGCGACCGCCATCAGGCGTTTGCCCGATCCATGGGAGCCGATTGGGTCGGAGGGCCGGCCGAAACCCCGGAAGAACCACTGGACGGCGCCATTCTCTTCGCCCCGGCCGGCCCTCTCGTGCTGCCGATCTTGCGACGTCTCGACAGAGGCGGACGCCTTCTCATCGCGGGAATCCATCTGTCGGACATTCCGGCAATCGAATACGAACCTTTTCTGTTTTATGAAAAGTCTCTGGGGTCGGTCACCGCGAACACCCGGGACGACGGGCGAAAGCTTCTGGAGTGGGCATCGAAGGGGACCATCGTTCCCCGGACGACCGTCTATCCGCTGGAAGAGGCCGTGCGCGCTCTTCGGGATCTGAAGGAGGACCGTATTGAAGGAGCCGCGGTCCTGAAGGTGGGCGGATAAGAGAGGGGGGTCGCATTTTCCGGAGCCGATCCCCCCTTCCTGTCCCGGTTCGGGAGCATTACTTGACGGTGACGGTCACCTGGCTCTTGGGTCCGAGGAGATGGTGATGGCGCGTGGCCGCCTTGACGACGATCACATGCTTGCCCTTTGGAATATCCATCCGGACAGGGTTGGCATGGGTGGGTTTGTAAAGGGTCCCGTCGACGTAGACATGCACATGGTTGGCCCGGGGACCCTTGTGGTAGATGTACCGGAGCATGAAGGGATCGTGAACGACCGCCCCGCTTTTTGGAGAGACGATCTTGACGGACGTCTTGTCGGCGGACCAGGCGGTGCCGGCTCCGAGGAAAGACATTGCCGCCAGTGCCATTCCCGCGACCAGTGCGCCTGTTTTTCGGATGATCATCGGACACTCCTTCCTGAAAGAATTCAGACAACGGACGCATGTGTTTGAAGATGCGTCCGGACCTTTGAGACCGGCCGAAGACAGTCCGGCTTCTGCCGACAACCCCCCGTCGTTCGGCCACCCTTTCCCGCTTCTTACCGAATTATACCGGATCACGATGAGATGGAACTTTACCATCATGCGGGAATTGTCCTCCCCTTGTCGAGTCCCGGAAAGGGAAAATGTCTCCCGGAAGGCAAGGAGGCAATATGCGGACGGAGGGGCCGCATCTCTTGAGGCAAAGCGGTCCGGACGGGTGTATGATGGAAGAGGGAACCTCTGAACCCGTTTATGGAAGGAGGATCGCAATGGACAGCAGTTCCTACGAAAAGATGAAAGCGGCGCTGGAGGAAATCGGAACCGATCTCGAATCGGAAACATTTGTTCCGGAGGCGCGCTGGCTGAAACTTGAACGGGACATTGAAAGCCAGAGCGCGTCCGGAGGGATCTCTCCGGAAGAGTCGATCGATCTTCGGCAGCTTTTGGACGAACTCCGGCTGGAACATGATCTCCGGATGAATCCGGGGACCCTGGGGAGCTGAATCGATGGAAAAGAGAAAACTGAAAAATGGACGGCGTCCCGCCGTATGGACCGCTCTGGCGGCGGGGGCGCTTTCTGTACTGGCGGGATGCCAGACGACACCGGCTGTGCCCTACGTCCCGCCGAAGGAGACCGGTGTCACCTTCCCGACGGAACCCTCCGAAACGCTGGGAAGTCTGGTCGACCGGATGGGAAAGCAGCTCGAGGACATCCTGGATCGCACCTCCGGAGGAGAGATCGGCCTGTATGTGGCCATCGTCAAATACACGGATTCCGGAGGAGTGGCGCATTCCTTCGGACGCGTCCTTGCCCTGAAGCTGGGAGAAAAGCTGGCGAAAACGGGGCGCTATCATGTGATCGATCCGGGACGGATTCATCAGGCCCTTCGCCAGGAGGCGCTCAACCAGGGGATCGTCGATACCCGGTCGGTGGTGCGGGCTGCACGGAAAGCGGGAGCCGACCGGGTCGTTCTGGGGAGCTATACCGACCTTGGGCCCCAGATCGAGCTGAATACCCGCGTCATCCGGATATCGGACGGTTTTGTGCTGGGCCAGTTCTCAGAGGCGGTCGACCGGGGGTCGGCGATCATGAACCTGATTCACGTGGGACCCTGAGATGTCAGGGAATGACAAGAAGGAGAGGGCAATGCTGACCGGAAACAGAAGTGTTCCTTCGGAGCAAATCCGGACGAAAGAAGAGGGGGTCTTTGGACGATGGAGCGGAGGGGTTCTTCTTCTTTTGTTGCTGTTGTGGCTGCCGGGGTGCATCGTGTCGATCAATCCGGGGCAGGCGGGGGTTTTCTGGGATATTTCCCACGGAACCGACACCTCCCAGGTATACCGGGAGGGCGTCCAGATCATCGCCCCCTGGAACCGGATGTACATTTATGATCTGAGGACCCAGGAGGCCCGCATCCGTCTCCATGTCCTGTCGATCAACGGGCTTCCCATCGGGATGGACTCCTCCGTGATCTATCGGGTCAATCCGGGAACCCTTCCCACGTTGCAGGAAACCGTGGGTCCCGATTATTATCATGTGCTGATTGCTCCATACGTCCGGAGCGAAGCCCGGAAGATCGTCGGCCGGTACACGCCGTCCCAGATCTATTCGAACCAGAGGGAGCTGATCGAAAAGGAAATCCTGAAGAACCTTCGGGAAAAACTCCGACCGTATCCGATCGACGTTTCGGGATTCCTGATCCGCAATGTCCGCCTGCCGGAAGTCATCCGGGTGGCAATCGAGCGGAAGCTGACGGAAGAGCAGAACTATCAGCGGATGGAGTATGTTCTGGACGTGGCCCGCAAGGAAGCCCAGAAGAGACGCATCGAAGCCCAGGGTATCCAGGCCTTTCAGAAGATCGTCCAGAGCAATCTGACCCGCGAATACCTGATCTGGAAAGGCATCCGTGCGACGGAACGGATCGCGAAGAGTCCGAATACGAAGGTCATTATCATTGGTGGCGGCAAGAACGGGCTGCCGGTCATCCTGAACGCGGGATCGAAATAGTCTCTGAGAATGCAATAAACCGGGAACGGTCCCGTGGCGGGCCGTTCCTCCAAGCCGGGGAGGGAAGAGTGAGTGAAGGGTTGAAGGCCGGAGACAAGGCCCCCGAGTTTGAGCTGGAAGTGGACGGGTATGTCCGTTCTCCGGTAAAACTGTCGGATTTTCGGGGGAAGAAGGTCGTCCTCTACTTTTATCCGAAGGACGACACGCCGGGATGCACGCGGGAGGCCTGCGATTTTCGGGACCGGCTGGGGGAGCTGACCGGAAAAGGGGTGGTGGTTCTGGGCGTGTCGAAGGACAGCCTCGAAAGCCATGCGAAGTTCCGGAAGAAGTACGACCTGACGTTCCCCCTGCTGGCCGACACCGCCGGGAAGGTCTCGGAGTCCTACGGGGTCATCAAGGAAAAGAATCTGTACGGAAGAAAATCGGTGGGAATCGAGCGGACGACCTTCCTGATCGACGGGGAAGGCGTGATTCGCAAGATCTATCCGAAAGTCAAAGTGGACGGCCATGTCGGAAAGATCGAGGAGGATCTTGCCCGGATCTGAAAACCCGGTCTTGCCCGCTCGTATTTACTTGTGAAGGGCCAGAAATCGCCATTTCTGGCCCTTTTTCGTTTGACCGGCCCCGAGAGGGGTGTTATACTCGACATTGACAGGTGGTCCGGGGGACCCCGACGGCAAGACCCCCGTTCCTCCGATGTCAGAACCGCGATCTTTCGGGAGGGTCCAGTGATATGTCACGGAAACCTGAAGACGAAGGAAGAAACGCGGAGCCATTCGTGACTCCCAGAGATGCCCGGACGGACGGTTCTTCCGATCCGGATGTCGAACGCCTGCACCAGCGCATCCGTCTCCTTGAGCGCCATGTCGAGGAGCAGTCCGAGTACCAGAGCCTTCTCGAGACGGCTTCCGCCATGAACAAAAAGCTCGAGGATACACTCCGGAAAGCCCGTGACGAGATCCGGGTTCTGAAGGACGAAATCGCCAAGCTCACCTCTCCTCCAAATACGTTCGCCACCCTGGACACGCTTTACCCGGACCGCCGGGAAGCGGATATCTATGTGTCCGGACGGAAGATGCGTGTCCAGACGTCGACCGATCTCGATCTGTCGACGTTGTCTCACGGAGAGCCGGTTCTCCTGAACGAGGCGTTCAATATTATCGGCCCCGCTCCGTCTGAAAAGCAGGGGGAAATTGTCTACGTCAAGGAAATTCTCGATTCCGGCCGCATCATCGTCAGCGGAGAATCGGGTGTGGACAGGGCGGCGATTCTTTCCCGCTCCCTTCCCGCCTCCCTTCTGACCGTCGGCGACCACGTCATGATGGATCAGAGAAGCGGCATCATCCTGGAAAAACTTCCCAAGAGCGAAGTCGGCCAGGTCGTTCTCGAGGAGATTCCGGATGTCAGCTTCGAGGACATCGGCGGGCTCGACGAAGAGCTGGAGATCGTCCGGGACGCGGTCGAGCTTCCTTTTCTGTATCCGGAACTTTTCAAGGAGTATCATCTTCCGCCGCCCAAGGGCGTCCTTCTCTACGGACCCCCGGGGTGCGGAAAGACACTGATCGCCAAGGCGGTGGCGAACTCCGTCGGCCGCCGGATGGAACAAGTCCACGGACAGGACGCCCGGTCCTATTTTCTGCACGTCAAGGGTCCGGAACTTCTGAACAAGTATGTCGGCGAGTCGGAGCGCCAGATTCGCGAAGTGTTCGCCCGGGCCAGGGAAAAAGCCCGGGAGGGCGTTCCGGTCATCGTCTTCTTCGATGAGATGGATTCCCTGTTCCGCACGCGGGGATCCGGGGTCTCGTCGGATATGGAAAGCACGATCGTTCCACAATTTCTGGCCGAGATCGACGGGGTGGAGAGGCTTCGGAACGTCATCGTCATCGGGGCTTCAAACCGGCAGGACTTGATTGATCCGGCCATCCTCCGGCCGGGTCGTCTCGACGTCCGCGTCCGGATTGACCGCCCGAACGAAGCCAAGGCCAAGATGATCTTTGCCAAGTATTTCCGGGCGGCGATTCCTCTGTCCAGGGAGGTTCTGTCCCAGTTCGGGCAGGATCGCCAGAAGGCGGTGGAATCTCTGATCGACCAGGCCGTGACCCGGATGTATGCGCAAACGGAAGAGAATCGTTTTCTGGAGGTGACATACGCCAATGGCGAAAAAGAAGTCCTGTATTTCAAGGATTTCGCAAGCGGTGCCATGATCGAGGGGATTATGGCCCGGGCCAAAAAGGAAGCGATCAAGAGGGAAATCCGGGACCCGGGATCCCGGGGGCTGCAGCTCGAAGACATTTTGCAGGGCATCCGGAGAGAGTACCAGGAGAACGAAGACCTTCCGAACACGACGAATCCGGACGACTGGGCCCGGATCGCGGGAAGAAAGAGCGAGCGGATTTCCCACGTCAAGACGCTGGCGGGACGCTCGCCCAAGGCCCGGCCCATCGAAACGGTGCCGGCGGGACATTACCTCTAGATCATCGCGGGAGGGGATGTGACACAAGGCCCAAACGACAGGATTGCCGGTATCGTCGGCACCGAGGTCGAGTACGGCTTGTCCTGGGCGAACCGGACGCCGGAGGACCCGGAAAGGCTCTCGGCGGAACTGATCGGACATGTTCCGGAGGCCTGCCACGCGCCGGTCCTCTGGGATTATGAAAATGAGGATCCCCGCCACGACGCCCGGGGTTTTCTGGTCGAAGGCGACCGGGAAAACCCGGATGAGGACGACAACCGTTCCCTGAACAAGCCTCTCTACAATGGCGGTCGTCTCTATGTCGACGGAGCTCATCCGGAGTACTCCGGGCCTGAATGCGCTTCCGTCCGGGACGTCGTCCGTTACGAAAAGGCCGGGGACCGCATGGTCGGGGCCTGTCAGGCGGCCCTGTCCGGACTTCATGCCGGGGGACCGCCCCTTCTGGTTCTGAAGAACAATGCGGACGGAAAGGGAAATTCCTGGGGATACCACGAAAACTATCTTCTCCCCCGCTCCCTCCCTTTCGATACGCTGGCCAGGAAAATCTCCTCGCATCTGGTCACCCGCGTTCTTTTTTGCGGTTCGGGCAAGCTGGGTTCGGACCTGGACCCTTCGAAATCCGGAACGTATTTTCTTTCCCAGAGAGCGGAATTTTTCGAGATTCCCATGGGGCTCTCGACCATGGTCCACCGTTCGGTGGTGAATACCCGGGACGAACCGCATTCCGACCGGACCCTTTACCGTCGTTTCCACGTGATCACCGGGGATTCGAATCTCTCCGAGATTTCGACGTACCTGAAAGTCGGCACCACATCGCTGGTCCTGCGGGCTCTTGAAGCCGGGGCGTTCGATCCGCCGGTCTTCTCCGACTGGGTCGACGCCTTCCGTCGGGTGGGGGCGGACAGGACCCTCAAGGCAAGGCTGACGCTCGACAATGGCAAGACCATGACCGCCCTGGAGTGTCAGGAGGTTCTTGTTTCCCAGGTGCGCCGCTTTCTCGAACAGGAAGGCATGGATGCCGAGTCGGCCGACCTTCTGGGACGGTGGGAAAAGATTCTGGAGGCGCTCCGGCAGGGTTCCCCGCTTGTGGAGAGAACGGTGGACTGGGCCATCAAGTGGTCCGTCCTGTCCCGCTATTCCGAAAAAAAAGGATGGGCGATGACGGATTCCCGACTCAAGATGCTGGATTTCCAGTACCATGATCTTCGTCCGGAAAAAAGCATTTTCCAGATGCTCGAAAACACCGGCCAGGTGGATCGTTTGGTCGATCCGATGGAAGTGGAGGAGGCGCTCGGCCGTCCCCCTTCGGAAACCCGGGCGTACTTCCGGGGAGAAATGCTGCGCCGGTTTTTGTCCCGCGTCCACGCGGTCAGCTGGAGTTCGGTCGTGGTGGACCCGGGGGAAGGCCCCCTGAAAAGGCTGGCTCTGGGAGATCCCTGGAAGGGAACCCAGAAAAGGGTGGGGGCCCTGATGGGCAAGGCCGGTTCGGTGGAGGATCTTTTGAAAGCCCTGAATCCTCTTCCATCCGGAGAGTGATCGTTTGTCCGTGAGGTGAAAGATGGCAACGAAAGACAGCGAGACCAAAAAACAGTCGGGTTCAACATCCAGTCGCGAAGATCAGGACCCGGAAGCCCAGGCTTCCGCACGGGTGCGTCAGAAAGCCGATGAGGTGCGGGAAGAGGCGGACGCACTGGTGGACCAGATCGACGAGATCCTGGAAGAGAACGCGGAAACGTTCGTCAAGTCGTTTATCCAGAAAGGTGGCGAATAGCCCGGAGGAGTGTTCTTGATTCCATTCAGGGAAGGGTCCCCGCTGTGGGGGGGATCATCGTTTGTCGAACTGTTGCACCGGGTTCGCCCGGAAAGCCCTCCCCTTGCTTCTTTCGTCCTGTCCGGGGGCGGGGAAAAGGCTTCGCCCGTTTTTTCCGGAGGTTCGTCCCCCCTTCCCGTGTGGCACGGGACGACGGTTCTGGCGTTGACGACACGGACCGGGGTCGTCATGGCGGCGGACCGCCAGGCGTCCGAGGGGTATCAGGTTGCGGACCGGGCCATCCAGAAGATTTTTCCCGTGGACCGCACGTCGGCCGTGGCGATCGCGGGAGCGGCGGGTCCGGCCATCGAGATGGCCCGCCTCTTTCGGGTGGAGATCGAACATTATGAAAAGCTCGAAGGGGTTGCCCTGTCCCTCCTCGGAAAAGCGAACAAGCTCGGGCAGATGGTCCGGGACCATCTGCCCCTGGCCCTGCAGGGTCTCCTGGTGGTTCCCCTGTATGCGGGATACGACACCCGGTCGGGTACAGGGCGTATTTTCAAATATGACGCCGCGGGGGGACGTTACGAGGAAGACACCTTCCATTCCAACGGTTCGGGAGGGCTGTTCGCCCGGAACGTCCTCAAAATGCTCTATCGTCCCGGGATGGAAGAGGCCGAAGCGGTGTCGACGGCCCTCCGTGCGCTCTACGAGGCGGCGGACGACGATCTCGCGACGGGAGGAGCCGACTTTGTCCGGGGGATCTATCCCCTCGTCCATGTCATCGACCGTCAGGGAGTCCGGGAGGTGCCGCCATCGGACGTGGCCCGGGTGCTGGAAGAGATCAGCACAAACCTGAAAAGGCGGGTGACGCCATGACGATGCCGTTTTATGTGTCTCCCGAGCAGTTCCTGCAGGACAAGGCGGAGTATGCCAAGAAAGGTATCAGCCGGGGCCGTTCGATTGCCGTTCTGGAGGTTGTCGAAGGAATCCTTCTGGTGGCGGACAACTCGAGCCATGCCCTTCACAAGATCTCGGAAATCTACGACCGGGTCGCCTTCGCGGGGGTGGGAAAATACAGCGAATTCGAAAATCTCCGGAAGGCGGGCATCCGGTATGCGGATCTCAAGGGGTTCATGTACAGCCGGGAGGACGTGACCGGCCGTTCTCTGGCCAACGCCTACTCCGAGCTTCTGGGAAACGCGTTCAGCCAGGAAATGAAACCGATGGAAGTGGAGATCCTGCTGGCCGATCTGGGGACGGAGGATCGGCCGAACGAAATCTACCGGATCTCCTTCGACGGATCCATTTTCGACGAGTCTCTTGTCAGTGTGGTGGGCGGGCGTTCGGACCAGCTCAAGACCTTTCTGAAAGAGCGTGTCCGCCCCGGGGTCACCCTGCGGGAAGGGCTCTCGCTGGTCCGGTCGGGGTTCCTGGAGCAGAACGAAAACGGTCACCCGGTGATGAACATCGAGGCGGCCATTCTGGAACGATCCGCGTCGGGACGTTGTTTCCGGCGTTTTTCTCCGGAAGAGGTGTCCCGGCTTTTGTCAACAGACCCGTAAGGGCCGATGAGAGGGGGCGATCGATGGTGCGGCGGATTTTCGGTCTTGAAAGCGAATATGGTTTCGTTTTCCAAAACAAGAGCCAGAAAGCCTATCCGCCCGAACGCGCCCTCGAGTTTCTCTTTCAGGGCATCCTCATGAACTCCTGGTCGCGGGACGCCTTTCTTCCGAACGGTGCCCGGATCTACCAGGACACCGGCAGCCATCCCGAATACTCAACGCCCGAATGCGACCGGGTCCGGGATGTGGTTGTGCATGACAAGGCCGGGGAGAGAATCCTGTCCCGGGCGGTGGATTTCGCCTTCGATCACCTGCACGAGGAAGGGGTCGACGGATCTCTCTTCGTTCTGAAGAACAATACGGATTCGGCCGGAAATTCCTACGGGTGCCACGAAAACTATCTCATCGACCGGAATGTGACCTTCTGGCGTCTCTCCCGGACCCTCATCCCGTTTTTCGTTACCCGGCAGATTTTTGCCGGCGCCGGCGGGCTGGTTCCGGACGGAGAGGGAAAGGTGATGTTTGCCCTTTCCCCCCGGGCCCTCCACATCCGGGAAAAGATCTCCTGCTCCACGACAAGCTCCCGTCCCATCATCAATACCCGGGACGAGCCCCACGCCGATCCGCAGAAGTACCGGAGACTCCACATTATCGTGGGGGACTCGAACATGAGCGAACTCAGCAATTACCTGAAGGTCGGCGCAACGGCCCTGGTGCTTCAGGTGATCGAGGAGGGGGGGCTCCATGACCGCATGTCTCTGGAGGATCCCATCCGGTCAATCCGGGAAATTTCGCTCGATCCCACCCTGACCCGGAAAGTGCGTCTCGAAGGGGGAAGGGAGATGACCGCTCTCGAGATCCAGTGGGAATATCTCGACTCTGTCCGCTCCTTTTTATCCCGGGAAGGACCGATACCGGCCGCGTCCCGGGAGATTCTGGATCTCTGGGAACGGGTTCTGTCCGAGCTCGGGAGGGACCCGGAACATTTGTCCCGGGAGATGGACTGGTGCATCAAGTTCCGGACAATGGTCCAGTACCGGGAAGCCAAGGGTCTGGACTGGTCCCATCCGGTCCTGTCGATGCTCGACTATCAATATCATGATGTACATGTGGACCGGGGACTGTATAATAGACTGGTTCGTTCGGGTCGTGTGGACCGGCTGGTGGAAGAGGAGGAGGTCCTTTGCGCCATGGAAGTTCCTCCGCAGACGACCCGGGCCAAATTGCGGGGAGCGCATATCCGTCAGGCGATGAAGGAACACCGGTCCTTTACCGTCGACTGGACCTACATGAGACTGAACGATCCGCCACAGGAAACCGTGCACTGGTCGGATCCCTTTCGAAACTGGGAGAATGGAAGTACCGAATGACTGATCCGTTTGATCACCCGTCCCTCAAAAAGCTTCTTTTTCCGATGTGGATCGTCTGGGCCGCGTTCCTTCTGACGCTTCGGGCCGGAGGGCCGGACCTGCCGGCGAACCCGCACACGGGGGCGGACGGGGATGGAGAAGGGTTTTCCGGATTCACGCCGCCGCATTATCAGCCGGTGGCGAACGCGAATGTGCCGACGCTGCCGTTGGGATCCCCCTTCAATCCCGCGCCGCCGATCAGCCCGGTCTCACCGCCGTCTCCGGGTCCGCTCGGGCAGGCCTCCGGTTCCTTTTCCCCGCCTGCCCCGTCCTCCTCGCTTCCCGTCCAGCTTTACTCCGTCCCGCTCCCCTCCTCTTCCCTGGGGATGTCGCAGGGGGCGGTGGAGCCTTCGGCGCCCGTTCTCTCCTTTGGGCTGACAAATGGCGGCGTTCCCCAGATTTCTCCGCCCGCCAGCACGCCCTCCATCACCTATTTCGCCATGGGACCATCGTCCCTGTTAAACCAGTTCGCCCAGCCTCCCATGGTTCCTTTCGGACAGGTCGGCGTTCAGCCGCAGCCCTATGTGTCCGGACTGTCGGTTGTGGGAACGTTCCCCAACCCTTTTACCCCGACCTGCAACTACTACTTCTTTCCGAATTGCGGCCAGAACGGCGGATTTTCGACGAACTTCCGCTACTCCACCCGCTGATCCCCTCCAGCGGTTTCAAGGTCTTTCCGACGCGACGTCCGCGCTCCCGCAAGCAGCACAATCCCTCCGGCCGTGGCCGCCGCCCCCGACCAGAATCCTTCGGACAGCTTTCCGGCATCCCACAGACCGGAAACCGCGGGCTGGAGGACCAGCATCCCCAGAGCCCCCGAAATTTCGAGCCAGGCATAGGCGTTGAGCCTTCCTGACGCGTCCGAAAGAACGCCGGTCAGGCTCTTGGATCCGACGCTGATCAGGACGTCGGCAATGCCCCACAGGATCATGCCGCCCAGGTAGAATCCGGCCCGGTTGTTTCCCCCTCCCAGGCAGGAGAGAGCCAGAATGAGCAGGACGGACCCGGAAAAGACGAGTGTCCAGGGTGATTTTTTCCGGGCCCCCGACAGCAGGATGGCGGCCAGGACATGGGCGACACTGGCCAGGACGAATCCGCTCCCCATCAGGCGCTCCTGTCCGGTGTTTTTTCCGTATTCGAACATCAGGAGGGTCGCCGGAAAAAGTCCCATCCGGATGAGAAAATGAGCCGACAGAAACAGAAGAAAGGTGCGATGGAGAGGAGGGAAATTTCCTCCGGTCGGGGACGCAGACGTGGAAACAGGAGGGGATTCGAGGGCTTTCCCGGTCGCGCGAAACGCGAACCAGACGCAGGCGATTCCCGGAAAGACCGTCCATTCCAGGAGGG
The sequence above is drawn from the Leptospirillum ferriphilum ML-04 genome and encodes:
- a CDS encoding MFS transporter translates to MIEQGEDRTDGRKHPLTILFGLTSLFADFSYEMAHVILPLWLMTLGGSAMTLSLLEIVSEFCRIGGSLVARRPSPAPPVGRIRLGYTLSMIASPLMALAGAPWHLILLKGMSWFGKGIRGPSRDALLSLALPPASLPASFATIRALDQTGGILGPLFAVLFLGKVSSPTLLEWTVFPGIACVWFAFRATGKALESPPVSTSASPTGGNFPPLHRTFLLFLSAHFLIRMGLFPATLLMFEYGKNTGQERLMGSGFVLASVAHVLAAILLSGARKKSPWTLVFSGSVLLILALSCLGGGNNRAGFYLGGMILWGIADVLISVGSKSLTGVLSDASGRLNAYAWLEISGALGMLVLQPAVSGLWDAGKLSEGFWSGAAATAGGIVLLAGARTSRRKDLETAGGDQRVE